CGCCCTTGATGGCGCCGGTGATGGCCAGCATCTCGCGCATGCCCGGGCCGCCCTTGGGGCCCTCGTAGCGGATGACGACGACGTCCCCGGCCTGCAGGGTGCCCGCCTCGAGGGCGTCCATCGCTTGGCGCTCGCGCTCGAACACGCGGGCCGTGCCCTCGAAGACGTCGGCGTCGAAGCCGGCGGACTTGACCACGGCGCCGTCCGGGGCGAGCGAGCCCTTGAGCACGGCGAGCCCGCCGTTGTGGTGCAGCGGGTCGTCCAGGGCGCGCAGGACCTTGCCGTCCGGGTCCGGCGGGTTGATGCCGGCCAGGTTCTCGGCCACGGTCTTGCCCGTGACGGTCAGGGCGTCGCCGTGGACCAGCCCGGCGTCCAGCAGCGCCTTCATGACCACCGGGACGCCGCCGACCTTGTCCACGTCCGTCATGACGTACTGGCCGAAGGGCTTGAGGTCGCCCAGGTGCGGGACGCGGTCGCCGATCCGGTTGAAGTCGTCCAGGGTCAGGTCCACGCCGGCCTCGCGGGCGATCGCCAGCAGGTGCAGGACGGCGTTGGAGGAGCCGCCGAAGGCCATGGTCACGGCGATCGCGTTCTCGAACGCCTTCTTGGTCATGATGTCCCGCGCGGTGATGCCCAGGCGCAGCAGGTTGACGACGGCCTCGCCCGACTGGCGGGAGAAGGAGTCACGCCGGCGGTCCGCCGAGGGCGGGGCCGCGGAGCCCGGCAGGGACATGCCCAGCGCCTCGCCGATGCAGGCCATGGTGTTGGCGGTGTACATGCCGCCGCACGCGCCCTCGCCCGGGCAGATGGCCCGCTCGATGGCGTCCAGGTCCTTCTCGCTCATCAGCCCGCGGGCGCACGCGCCCACGGCCTCGAAGGCGTCGATCAGCGTGACCTGCTTCTCGGTGCCGTCCTCGAGCTTGGCGTAGCCGGGCATGATGGACCCGGCGTAGACGAACACGCTCGAGACGTCGAGGCGGGCC
This genomic window from Citricoccus sp. SGAir0253 contains:
- the ilvD gene encoding dihydroxy-acid dehydratase; this translates as MTSPSADTTLPGGRDGQDAAADRTPDIKPRSRAVTDGMERAPARGMLRAVGMGDEDFAKPQIGIASSWNEITPCNLSLDRLAQASKEGVHAGGGYPLEFGTISVSDGISMGHDGMHYSLVSREVIADSVETVMQAERLDGSVLLAGCDKSLPGMLMAAARLDVSSVFVYAGSIMPGYAKLEDGTEKQVTLIDAFEAVGACARGLMSEKDLDAIERAICPGEGACGGMYTANTMACIGEALGMSLPGSAAPPSADRRRDSFSRQSGEAVVNLLRLGITARDIMTKKAFENAIAVTMAFGGSSNAVLHLLAIAREAGVDLTLDDFNRIGDRVPHLGDLKPFGQYVMTDVDKVGGVPVVMKALLDAGLVHGDALTVTGKTVAENLAGINPPDPDGKVLRALDDPLHHNGGLAVLKGSLAPDGAVVKSAGFDADVFEGTARVFERERQAMDALEAGTLQAGDVVVIRYEGPKGGPGMREMLAITGAIKGAGLGKDVLLLTDGRFSGGTTGLCIGHIAPEAADGGPIAFVRDGDRIRVDIAARTLDLLVPEDELAGRRADWEPLPPKFTTGVLGKYAKLVHSAAEGAYLG